The following coding sequences lie in one Aspergillus puulaauensis MK2 DNA, chromosome 3, nearly complete sequence genomic window:
- a CDS encoding uncharacterized protein (COG:S;~EggNog:ENOG410PYYU), producing MSFPDYETAGWHPRHAHSHQRHHTVTASPVPTYVNRSVPTYSLAGQEQVSHPSNLASPRYSPNVQPWKRQQPQNSLSFIRSTSPRAQQSEYTVSQPRRSADRGTAPISPFRSVRKMKEPFQLRLPASPSFENGSASTRESPTISRPPEIRTLRAWRSDQNLTASTLETFGLLPSPPLSDTQRSQASPASTYFSSKPGSEIENDREAEDCTCHHKTASCQRCTPQTPATDVSVQECSSEATNVHMAHSNLVKQCELGNGQFNSTTTDSGCMSPPATCSDADSVGLRNVSGSSSRAERSRSGTVSSEGSWVPSSLSYCETWLQGAPMESVENEAGKSKVSNRRKFQIVQKSPFVPDWNREQGDAMLAVKSKTKPKLVDISRQSSPAMSYSLPTPTNTIPATPDHSLPEVSAFSPDTPLEMSDSGYSTHSSTYSSKGGGDDKEDEYTDSSSVASEAASETITCDQTRANRDSSEANPNPYPPHKSVPSPRIHASSDASSTRSDKEELEKWWDHEWTIDQLEHSVKDFPQNMLHLTSPVIMFLRQNHERALLRPFRQIFPDAPQSLLDSLCAVLIAKNYLLSLPSLCRRTLNGPPRVQVSKLDTVPEKATSILGIKFAQAPPLRIRDEVLGSRSTKLNLDLDRIVNNLLFTLRGPPDEALKSSVLVLIQVLETKG from the exons ATGTCCTTTCCGGACTACGAAACTGCCGGCTGGCACCCTAGGCATGCTCATAgccatcaacgccatcatACCGTGACCGCGAGTCCAGTCCCGACATATGTAAACAGGAGCGTTCCAACTTATAGTCTAGCAGGCCAGGAACAGGTATCTCATCCTAGTAACCTAGCTTCTCCGCGATATTCCCCGAATGTTCAACCATGGAAGAGGCAGCAGCCACAGAACTCTCTCTCCTTCATCCGATCAACATCTCCGCGTGCCCAGCAGTCAGAGTATACCGTATCGCAGCCAAGACGTTCAGCAGACCGCGGAACGGCCCCTATTTCGCCTTTTCGATCGGTGCGCAAGATGAAAGAACCTTTCCAACTTCGTCTCCCAGCATCCCCTTCTTTTGAGAATGGTTCAGCTTCTACTAGAGAGTCCCCGACGATTTCACGACCTCCTGAAATTCGGACACTGCGAGCCTGGCGATCAGACCAGAACCTCACGGCCTCAACCCTAGAGACATTCGGGCTACTCCCGAGTCCTCCATTATCTGACACTCAACGCTCCCAGGCTTCGCCAGCATCTACATACTTCTCTTCGAAACCAGGATCTGAAATCGAGAACGATCGAGAAGCAGAGGACTGTACCTGCCACCATAAAACAGCTTCCTGTCAACGCTGCACTCCTCAGACGCCTGCAACCGATGTATCCGTTCAAGAGTGCTCGAGTGAGGCGACCAATGTACACATGGCACACTCCAACCTTGTGAAACAATGTGAGTTGGGCAATGGGCAGTTCAATTCTACAACAACGGATTCAGGATGTATGTCACCCCCTGCAACCTGCTCGGACGCAGACTCGGTAGGGTTGAGAAACGTTTCTGGGTCATCTTCGAGGGCAGAGCGGAGTAGGTCTGGCACAGTCTCGAGTGAGGGTAGTTGGGTCCCAAGCAGTCTCTCATATTGCGAGACATGGCTCCAGGGAGCTCCAATGGAGTCGGTGGAGAACGAAGCTGGCAAATCCAAGGTTTCCAATCGAAGGAAGTTTCAAATTGTTCAAAAGAGCCCGTTTGTTCCGGACTGGAATCGTGAACAAGGTGATGCG ATGCTCGCGgtaaaaagcaaaacaaagCCTAAGTTGGTTGATATCTCTCGACAGTCGTCTCCAGCAATGAGCTACTCGCTCCCTACTCCGACGAATACCATACCCGCCACACCCGATCACAGTCTGCCGGAGGTTTCGGCCTTTAGTCCTGACACGCCACTAGAAATGTCTGACAGTGGATATTCCACACATAGTTCCACTTACTCTTCAAAGGGAGGTGGCGATGATAAAGAAGATGAATATACAGACTCGAGCTCGGTCGCTTCAGAAGCTGCCAGTGAAACCATCACCTGTGACCAAACACGAGCAAATAGGGACAGCTCGGAGgcaaatccaaatccataTCCTCCACATAAATCTGTTCCGTCACCGCGAATACATGCGTCTTCCGACGCCTCGTCGACAAGGTCCGACAAAGAAGAACTAGAGAAGTGGTGGGATCATGAGTGGACGATCGACCAGCTAGAACACTCAGTCAAAGACTTCCCGCAAAACATGCTCCACCTAACATCTCCGGTTATTATGTTCCTGCGTCAAAATCACGAACGGGCCCTACTACGCCCTTTCCGTCAAATATTCCCCGACGCCCCTCAATCACTTCTCGATTCCCTCTGTGCCGTTTTGATTGCGAAAAATTATCTACTTTCTTTGCCATCGCTCTGCCGAAGAACCCTTAATGGGCCGCCTCGCGTACAGGTTTCAAAGCTAGACACGGTGCCGGAGAAGGCTACCTCAATTCTTGGGATAAAGTTTGCACAAGCTCCACCTTTGCGTATCCGGGACGAGGTGCTTGGATCTCGAAGCACCAAACTTAACCTAGATCTCGATCGAATTGTGAATAACCTTCTATTTACACTTCGAGGTCCCCCTGATGAGGCCCTCAAGTCGTCCGTGCTAGTTCTAATACAGGTCCTGGAGACCAAAGGATAG
- a CDS encoding 2-deoxyribose-5-phosphate aldolase (COG:F;~EggNog:ENOG410PQA3;~InterPro:IPR011343,IPR028581,IPR002915,IPR013785;~PFAM:PF01791;~go_component: GO:0005737 - cytoplasm [Evidence IEA];~go_function: GO:0003824 - catalytic activity [Evidence IEA];~go_function: GO:0004139 - deoxyribose-phosphate aldolase activity [Evidence IEA];~go_function: GO:0016829 - lyase activity [Evidence IEA];~go_process: GO:0009264 - deoxyribonucleotide catabolic process [Evidence IEA]): MLEKIVDLTMSVPKNNSEWETLISTIQSSLSNVSEQQATPPAKVNRTIDHTQLALAATEEQINELCDQASKYQFATVCVRLSHVEQAVKKLRQAPDVGVACVVGFHEGMYETSEKENEARKAVELGASELDMVLKYPLVKTKQYMDVYEDILGVRNAAPAPIGLKVILETSQLTRDEIIAGSVVSCLAGADFIKTSTGFNGAGASVENVALMYETAKVVGKGTKIKASGGVRSAADCIKMLEAGAERIGTSSGVKIVLELEGEVQEQGGASGGY; the protein is encoded by the coding sequence ATGCTTGAGAAAATAGTCGATCTCACTATGTCTGTCCCCAAGAACAACTCGGAGTGGGAAACCCTAATATCCACAATCCAAAGCTCGCTATCAAACGTTTCAGAGCAACAAGCCACACCACCTGCGAAAGTCAATCGCACCATCGATCACACCCAGTTAGCACTagcagcaacagaagaaCAAATCAACGAACTATGCGACCAGGCTTCGAAGTACCAATTCGCAACAGTATGTGTCCGTTTAAGCCATGTTGAACAGGCAGTGAAGAAGCTGCGCCAGGCACCCGATGTAGGCGTCGCCTGCGTTGTCGGCTTCCACGAAGGAATGTATGAGACTTcagagaaagaaaacgagGCACGGAAAGCTGTCGAACTAGGAGCTTCTGAGCTCGATATGGTTCTCAAGTATCCGCTGGTCAAGACAAAGCAGTACATGGATGTTTATGAGGATATCCTTGGTGTGCGCAACGCCGCTCCGGCGCCCATTGGGTTGAAGGTTATTCTAGAGACATCGCAGTTGACTCGGGATGAGATAATTGCTGGGTCTGTTGTCTCCTGCTTGGCTGGGGCGGATTTCATCAAGACGAGTACTGGGTTCAATGGGGCGGGTGCTTCGGTGGAGAATGTGGCCTTGATGTACGAGACGGCAAAGGTTGTGGGTAAGGGGACGAAGATTAAGGCGAGTGGCGGTGTACGCTCTGCAGCAGATTGTATCAAGATGTTGGAAGCTGGGGCAGAGCGCATTGGGACGAGCTCAGGAGTCAAGATTGTGCTGGAGTTGGAAGGTGAGGTGCAAGAGCAGGGGGGTGCGAGCGGTGGGTATTGA
- a CDS encoding lipoate synthase (BUSCO:EOG0926131E;~COG:H;~EggNog:ENOG410PI7C;~InterPro:IPR031691,IPR006638,IPR007197,IPR003698, IPR013785;~PFAM:PF04055,PF16881;~go_function: GO:0003824 - catalytic activity [Evidence IEA];~go_function: GO:0016992 - lipoate synthase activity [Evidence IEA];~go_function: GO:0051536 - iron-sulfur cluster binding [Evidence IEA];~go_function: GO:0051539 - 4 iron, 4 sulfur cluster binding [Evidence IEA];~go_process: GO:0009107 - lipoate biosynthetic process [Evidence IEA]): protein MAAATNRFRALCYSSRAAVPQSGSVPYLSYRGYATTDPSSATGGASTATARKRTTFTDKLNTGPSFTDFVGGGSDNATLDPSEAYALKTALVGPAGRKKEMTRLPSWLKTPIPDSKNYQRLKKDLRGLNLHTVCEEARCPNISDCWGGGDKSSATATIMLMGDTCTRGCRFCSVKTSRAPPPLDPHEPENTAEAISRWGLGYVVLTTVDRDDLVDGGARHFAETVIKIKQKAPNILVECLTGDYRGDAEMVAIMARSGLDVYAHNVETVEALTPFVRDRRATFQQSIRVLDAAKKAKPSLITKTSLMLGLGETEEQLWDALRQLRAVNVDVVTFGQYMRPTKRHMAVHEYVTPAQFELWRQRALDMGFLYCASGPLVRSSYKAGEAFIENVLKKRQAGNPEGAVSDNTVSADEAR, encoded by the coding sequence ATGGCTGCTGCGACAAATCGCTTTAGAGCTCTGTGCTATTCCTCAAGGGCCGCGGTCCCTCAATCAGGGAGCGTTCCTTACCTCAGCTATCGTGGTTACGCAACTACAGATCCCTCGTCCGCCACCGGCGGAGCTTCGACAGCAACTGCGAGGAAACGGACAACATTCACGGACAAGCTAAATACCGGTCCCTCGTTTACAGACTTTGTTGGTGGCGGAAGCGATAATGCTACCCTTGATCCCTCTGAAGCGTACGCTCTCAAAACCGCTCTCGTCGGACCAGCCGGCCGCAAGAAGGAAATGACCCGGTTACCGTCGTGGCTGAAAACACCGATTCCCGATTCAAAGAACTACCAGCGCCTTAAGAAAGATCTCCGAGGTCTCAATCTGCACACCGTGTGCGAGGAGGCGCGATGCCCGAATATCTCCGACTGctggggcggcggcgacaagTCCTCCGCTACTGCAACGATCATGCTTATGGGTGATACGTGCACGCGAGGTTGCCGGTTTTGCAGCGTGAAGACTTCGCGTGCCCCGCCACCGCTTGACCCTCACGAGCCGGAAAATACAGCGGAGGCCATCTCTAGATGGGGATTGGGGTATGTTGTCTTGACAACTGTCGACCGCGATGATCTTGTCGATGGTGGTGCCCGCCACTTCGCTGAGACGGTGATCAAGATTAAACAGAAGGCCCCCAACATCTTGGTGGAGTGCTTGACTGGTGACTATCGTGGGGATGCGGAGATGGTTGCCATTATGGCTCGGTCTGGCTTGGATGTGTACGCCCACAACGTTGAGACTGTTGAAGCCTTGACGCCATTCGTCCGTGATCGCCGAGCCACGTTCCAGCAATCAATTCGTGTCTTAGACGCCGCTAAGAAGGCCAAGCCATCACTCATCACAAAAACGTCGCTCATGCTGGGTCTTGGAGAGACCGAAGAGCAGCTCTGGGATGCGTTGCGCCAGCTGCGAGCTGTCAACGTTGACGTCGTCACGTTTGGTCAGTATATGCGCCCAACAAAGCGTCATATGGCCGTGCATGAATACGTGACCCCAGCCCAATTCGAACTCTGGCGCCAACGTGCTCTCGACATGGGTTTCCTCTACTGTGCGTCCGGCCCTCTGGTTCGGAGTAGCTACAAGGCTGGAGAGGCTTTTATCGAGAACGTCCTGAAAAAGAGACAAGCTGGGAATCCCGAGGGGGCTGTCAGCGATAACACCGTCTCAGCTGACGAAGCGCGGTAG
- a CDS encoding phosphoserine phosphatase SerB (COG:E;~EggNog:ENOG410PMA2;~InterPro:IPR036412,IPR023214;~PFAM:PF00702,PF12710,PF06888) has product MSTPNPAGARPARPVLRQDFSSGSFIHDHQQYKPPASYTQTISNVLGNANEQRPGAIARNSNPISPDPKKVTDSGIIHSIFHHREGVLPRGTPKLVATIFYKSSEPVHPHLHPDSSPNPRPGDKLPHPMVPVGSAPTIDMEKIPREPPAPEPEPLDHLYGPYVSQLCLTNFLQIIESLPIPYQRMTTSHRCLDTHEQPRVVEVTFSPPPNPDYLSFADLRKHESIWRFEREWNVEVVLQKESAFRRHKRLVIFDMDSTLIRNEVIDEIAKFIGVEKEVSEITERAMNGELDFAASLRERVSLLKGVPADVFEKLKSVLTISPGAREVCKALKRLGCKLAVLSGGFQPLAEWLAGELGIDYAFANHLEVDPTSQTLTGKLVPTYPIIDANQKRSLLQSIAADNGIEIAQTVAVGDGANDLLMLHAAGLGVAYRAKSMVQLEAPTRINGESLVDVLYLLGLNDEDIQELTA; this is encoded by the exons ATGTCAACGCCCAACCCCGCGGGAGCTCGTCCTGCCCGCCCTGTTTTGCGACAGGACTTCTCCAGTGGCTCCTTCATCCACGACCACCAGCAGTACAAACCACCGGCTTCCTATACTCAGACAATAAGCAATGTGCTCGGAAACGCTAATGAGCAGCGTCCCGGGGCGATTGCGCGCAACTCGAATCCCATTTCTCCGGATCCAAAGAAGGTGACCGATAGTGGCATCATCCACAGTATCTTCCATCACCGAGAGGGCGTGCTCCCTCGAGGGACTCCGAAACTGGTCGCAACTATATTCTACAAGTCTTCCGAGCCGGTGCACCCGCATCTACATCCCGATTCCTCGCCTAACCCTCGACCTGGAGATAAACTTCCTCACCCCATGGTACCTGTGGGTTCGGCCCCAACCATCGACATGGAGAAAATTCCCCGCGAGCCCCCCGCGCCGGAACCTGAGCCTCTGGATCATCTATACGGCCCATATGTGTCACAGCTGTGCTTGACCAATTTCCTCCAAATCATCGAATCACTCCCTATTCCGTACCAGCGCATGACCACATCGCACCGCTGTCTGGATACGCATGAGCAACCGCGCGTTGTGGAGGTCACTTTTtcgcctcctccaaacccGGATTATCTCAGCTTCGCTGACCTCCGTAAACACGAGAGTATATGGAGATTCGAAAGAGAATGGAATGTGGAGGTTGTTCTGCAGAAGGAGAGTGCTTTCCGCAGGCACAAGCGCTTGGTTATTTTCGACATGGACAGCACTTTGATCAGAAATGAGGTGATCGACGAGATCGCTAAATTTATAGGCGTTGAGAAAGAAGTTTCC GAAATCACCGAACGCGCAATGAATGGTGAGCTTGACTTCGCGGCGTCGCTGAGGGAACGCGTCAGCCTGCTAAAGGGAGTGCCTGCGGATGTTTTCGAGAAACTGAAGTCAGTACTCACCATTTCCCCTGGTGCTAGGGAAGTGTGCAAAGCCCTCAAAAGGCTTGGCTGTAAGTTGGCCGTTCTGAGTGGAGGATTCCAACCACTTGCAGAATGGTTGGCTGGTGAGCTAGGCATTGATTACGCCTTTGCCAATCAC CTTGAGGTTGACCCGACGTCGCAAACCTTGACGGGTAAACTCGTCCCAACATACCCGATCATAGACGCGAATCAGAAACGCAGCCTGCTTCAGTCTATTGCTGCGGATAACGGGATTGAAATTGCGCAAACCGTTGCCGTTGGTGACGGTGCTAATGACTTGCTTATGCTTCATGCTGCTGGGCTCGGAGTTGCGTATCGAGCCAAGAGCATGGTGCAACTCGAAGCCCCAACGCGAATCAACGGCGAAAGCCTAGTTGACGTTCTTTATCTTCTTGGTTTGAACGATGAGGACATTCAGGAGCTCACTGCGTAA
- a CDS encoding uncharacterized protein (COG:O;~EggNog:ENOG410PZTW;~TransMembrane:1 (i36-53o)): MASSKASSKPGVYLHNGQILQSPPVSVQIRRFMENIYLFLGLYFTSFFALDPYEAAQNSSFNVTRAGNKDNTRSRWNGLGGPRGGGGGGGGPGGGGGFGSFGSGKFGKVDDIQGSCKGSCC; the protein is encoded by the exons ATGGCATCGTCGAAAGCATCCTCAAAGCCCGGCGTCTATTTACACAATGGGCAGATCCTCCAATC TCCTCCGGTTTCCGTCCAGATAAGACGTTTTATGGAGAATATCTATCTGTTCCTTGGGCTCTACTTTACGAGCTTTTTCGCG CTTGACCCCTACGAGGCTGCCCAGAACTCATCTTTCAACGTCACAAGAGCTGGAAACAAGGACAATACTAGGTCTCGCTGGAATGGATTAGGGGGCCCGCgaggaggcggtggtggaggaggtggccccggcggcggcggcggatttgGATCGTTTGGTTCAGGAAAGTTTGGAAAGGTGGATGACATTCAAGGCTCCTGCAAAGGATCATGCTGCTGA
- a CDS encoding putative siroheme synthase (COG:H;~EggNog:ENOG410PF8D;~InterPro:IPR006366,IPR012066,IPR035996,IPR014777, IPR014776,IPR028162,IPR036291,IPR003043,IPR000878;~PFAM:PF13241,PF14823,PF00590;~go_function: GO:0004851 - uroporphyrin-III C-methyltransferase activity [Evidence IEA];~go_function: GO:0008168 - methyltransferase activity [Evidence IEA];~go_process: GO:0000103 - sulfate assimilation [Evidence IEA];~go_process: GO:0019354 - siroheme biosynthetic process [Evidence IEA];~go_process: GO:0055114 - oxidation-reduction process [Evidence IEA]), producing the protein MKDASSESPAQIPLLASINADSQVHLIVGANPLAAARCTKSVQAGAKPVVISPGSESLQYTLAAHIENGTAKWIQREFEEGDLTTLGREEIDHVVDMVFVTLGGSHPLSSHISKLCRRLRIPVNVSDAPALCTFSLLSTYSDGPLHVGITTSGRGCKLGSRLKREISSALPPNLGSAIDRLGTVRKRLWEEDFAAGLCDAAFDVDEDDSTGQRHTFNNLVTNDDVNAAKTRRMRWLSQICEYWPLRRLAAINDSDIDGILQEYSSGNTNISDTNGTQLPERKGKIILAGSGPGHPDLLTRATYNAIQCSDIILADKLVPAPVLELIPRRTEVHIARKFPGNADQAQEEFLRMGLDALQKGHQVLRLKQGDPYLYGRGGEELGFFRAQGFTPVVLPGITSALSAPLFAEIPATHRGVSDQVLVCTGTGRKGAAPEPPTYVPTQTVVFLMALHRLSALIDSLTKSFVEEDCLPRSRTLWPVETPCAIIERASCSDQRVIRSTLEHVCQAFEAEGSRPPGLLVVGASCHVLHKPSDGQQWIVEDGFRDLDELRGTIEGPKINETA; encoded by the exons ATGAAGGACGCATCGTCAGAGAGCCCAGCCCAAATCCCGCTGCTGGCTTCAATAAACGCGGACTCTCAGGTGCATTTAATTGTTGGGGCTAATCCTCTCGCTGCAGCCCGTTGCACCAAAAGTGTGCAAGCAGGCGCAAAACCAGTGGTCATTTCGCCTGGCTCAGAGAGCCTGCAATACACTTTAGCAGCACATATTGAAAATGGGACCGCAAAATGGATTCAAAGGGAATTTGAGGAAGGTGATTTAACGACCCTAGGGCGGGAAGAGATTGATCATGTCGTGGACATGGTCTTTGTCACCCTTGGTGGGAGTCATCCTCTGA GCTCTCATATCTCAAAACTATGCCGGCGCCTCAGGATTCCAGTGAATGTATCAGACGCTCCAGCTCTTTGCACCTTCAGCTTGCTGTCCACCTACTCCGATGGCCCGCTCCATGTCGGAATTACGACTTCCGGCCGGGGCTGCAAGCTAGGCTCACGACTGAAGAGGGAAATATCATCAGCACTTCCTCCCAACCTCGGGAGTGCCATAGACAGGCTGGGGACAGTCAGAAAGCGTCTCTGGGAAGAAGACTTTGCTGCGGGCCTGTGCGATGCGGcctttgatgttgatgaggacgacTCTACTGGACAAAGACACACTTTCAATAATTTAGTCACAAATGACGACGTTAATGCCGCAAAAACTCGCCGCATGCGCTGGTTATCCCAGATCTGTGAATATTGGCCACTTCGCAGGCTAGCTGCCATCAACGATTCGGACATCGATGGCATACTTCAAGAATATAGCTCAGGGAATACGAATATTTCTGACACGAATGGAACCCAGTTACCTGAGCGCAAGGGCAAAATTATTCTTGCTGGATCAGGACCAGGACACCCAGATTTACTCACTCGGGCAACATATAACGCCATTCAGTGCTCAGACATCATCCTGGCCGATAAACTTGTGCCGGCGCCGGTTTTAGAACTGATCCCGCGGCGAACAGAGGTTCACATTGCCCGAAAATTTCCAGGAAATGCTGACCAAGCTCAAGAGGAGTTTCTCCGCATGGGCTTGGATGCACTTCAAAAAGGTCACCAGGTACTACGTCTCAAACAAGGTGACCCGTATCTTtatgggcgaggaggagaagaacttGGATTTTTCCGCGCCCAAGGCTTTACGCCTGTTGTATTACCTGGCATCACCAGTGCACTGAGCGCCCCACTGTTTGCAGAGATCCCTGCAACCCACAGAGGAGTATCTGACCAGGTCTTGGTATGCACAGGTACTGGAAGGAAAGGTGCAGCACCAGAACCTCCAACTTATGTGCCAACACAGACAGTAGTCTTTTTGATGGCATTGCATCGACTTTCCGCCCTTATAGACTCTCTAACAAAATCATTTGTGGAAGAAGACTGTCTTCCGCGCTCGCGAACACTCTGGCCAGTAGAAACACCTTGCGCCATTATCGAACGTGCTTCCTGCAGCGATCAGCGAGTGATTCGTTCTACGCTAGAGCATGTCTGCCAAGCATTCGAGGCTGAGGGATCACGGCCACCTGGCTTACTTGTAGTTGGGGCGAGCTGCCACGTTCTTCACAAGCCGAGTGATGGTCAGCAAtggattgttgaagatggtttCCGGGATTTGGATGAGTTGCGAGGCACGATCGAAGGACCGAAGATCAACGAAACGGCTTAA
- the IPI3 gene encoding putative ribosomal assembly complex component Ipi3 (COG:S;~EggNog:ENOG410PKTI;~InterPro:IPR036322,IPR015943,IPR019775,IPR001680, IPR017986;~PFAM:PF00400;~go_function: GO:0005515 - protein binding [Evidence IEA]) — protein sequence MLSESFVASTLASAKTPVSASLRDVGICLHEFQPSSTLRSTFKKSSTAPNCLAVSVSHVFAAQSEKAIVHVYSREKGNQEATVPFPERIRSIAVAGSKNGDIVVLGTEGGRLILWEVCTGRQVATTASHLRPVTTVVVDSSSNFILSGSSDASIHVWSLVDLLSFTKPPLGRDRQPPNSPIRTFSNHRAGVSAIVVGHSTSKYNIAVSAAQDNTAIAWDYKTGHVLRNFLLPSSAASLALDPVDRALYVGYEDGSVQSVDFYKDQPTQHALYNPSLQATPAQVSSEERWLPPSADSGAAHALTLSYDGMTLLSSHENGKVYSWNVGRRKYASIIADLTHPATNIVMLPLDGLYQQATNLKRVAHTIVKPRYDHALSENAQAAGTVPADYEFSTHLLHSLETPAGSDWFMDAFSHSSFPTSMLERGLAELAAMGQPESNAVSAPYAAMDVDNPAKDSQIASLGSEIATLKQKASASDTARQSTTDEITQLRSEIVNLHDYISELNGKQEHSHREKVRRQARKEEKATRRRESWFAAEKKGKNGDSVLRRMEVEDSETSGTDDQSSDEQ from the exons ATGCTCTCAGAAAGCTTTGTCGCGTCGACCTTGGCGTCCGCGAAAACGCCTGTCTCCGCGTCCCTGAGGGATGTCGGAATTTGTCTTCATGAGTTTCAGCCGTCATCTACCCTACGGTCCACCTTCAAGAAGAGCTCGACTGCGCCAAATTGTTTGGCTGTGAGTGTGTCGCACGTATTTGCTGCGCAATCAGAAAAGGCAATTGTGCATGTATATAGCAGGGAAAAGGGTAATCAAGAAGCTACTGTTCCATTTCCAGAGCGCATCCGCAGCATTGCCGTTGCAGGATCCAAGAATGGCGATATCGTGGTTTTGGGCACAGAGGGTGGCCGCCTGATTTTGTGGGAG GTTTGCACCGGGCGTCAAGTTGCTACCACGGCGTCGCATTTACGCCCCGTTACCACCGTGGTGGTCGATTCCAGCTCGAACTTCATCCTCTCCGGTTCGTCGGATGCCAGCATCCATGTTTGGTCATTAGTAGACCTCCTGTCTTTCACAAAACCTCCATTAGGCCGCGACCGACAACCCCCGAACTCGCCTATCCGCACGTTCTCGAATCACCGCGCAGGCGTTAGTGCAATTGTGGTGGGCCACAGCACTAGCAAATACAATATCGCTGTTTCTGCTGCCCAAGATAATACTGCTATCGCCTGGGACTATAAAACCGGTCATGTTCTCCGGAACTTCCTTTTACCGTCTAGTGCGGCTTCCCTTGCCCTCGACCCTGTTGATAGAGCACTCTATGTGGGTTATGAGGATGGAAGCGTCCAGTCGGTAGACTTTTATAAGGACCAGCCTACCCAACATGCTCTTTATAATCCCTCACTGCAGGCAACCCCGGCGCAGGTATCTTCAGAGGAACGCTGGCTGCCACCTTCCGCTGATAGCGGCGCAGCACATGCCCTGACTCTTTCTTATGATGGCATGACCCTGTTATCGAGTCACGAAAATGGCAAGGTTTACTCCTGGAATGTTGGAAGACGGAAATACGCCTCAATAATAGCAGACTTGACACATCCGGCCACGAACATTGTTATGCTGCCTCTCGATGGTTTGTACCAGCAGGCTACCAATCTAAAGCGAGTAGCACATACTATAGTCAAGCCAAGATACGATCATGCCCTTTCAGAAAACGCCCAAGCCGCAGGCACTGTCCCCGCGGACTACGAGTTCAGCACACATTTGCTACATTCATTAGAAACACCTGCAGGGTCAGACTGGTTTATGGACGCCTTTTCTCACTCTTCATTCCCCACATCTATGCTCGAACGAGGCCTAGCTGAGCTCGCTGCTATGGGTCAACCAGAATCGAATGCAGTATCAGCCCCCTACGCCGCAATGGATGTTGATAACCCTGCGAAAGATTCCCAAATCGCCTCTCTAGGAAGCGAGATCGCTACTTTGAAGCAAAAAGCTTCTGCCAGCGATACAGCCCGACAATCCACTACTGATGAAATTACACAACTCCGCTCAGAAATTGTTAATCTTCACGACTATATCAGCGAGCTCAATGGGAAACAGGAGCATTCACATCGGGAGAAGGTCCGGCGGCAGGCAcgaaaggaggaaaaggcaaCTCGACGTCGGGAATCCTGGTTTGCGGCGGAGAAAAAGGGGAAGAACGGTGATTCTGTACTTCGCCGAATGGAAGTCGAGGACTCTGAAACGAGTGGCACCGATGATCAAAGCAGTGACGAACAATGA